The following coding sequences lie in one Xanthomonas hyacinthi genomic window:
- a CDS encoding DNA topoisomerase I, whose protein sequence is MSKHLLIVESPAKAKTINKYLGKDFHVLASYGHVRDLIPKEGAVDPDDGFAMRYALIEKNEKHVEAIAKAAKIAEDIYLATDPDREGEAISWHIAEILKERGLLKDKPLHRVVFTEITPRAIKEAMANPRQIAVDLVDAQQARRALDYLVGFNLSPVLWRKVQRGLSAGRVQSPALRMIVEREEEIEAFVAREYWSIGADCLHPSQPFAAKLVKLDGQKFEQFTITDGDTAEAARMRLQKAAQGALHVTDVASKERKRRPAPPFTTSTLQQEASRKLGFTTSRTMRVAQKLYEGVTLGEEGTVGLISYMRTDSVNLSQDALAEIRDLIARDFGTGALPDKSNMYQTKSKNAQEAHEAIRPTSALRTPAQMAKYLDEDGRRLYELIWKRAVACQMVPATMNTVTVELAAGNEHSFRASGTTVIDPGFLAVYEEGKDQKAAEDEDEGRKLPPMKPGDRIPLDRIHTDQHFTEPPPRFSEALLVKTLEEYGIGRPSTYASIIQTLLFRKYVELDARRFRPSDVGRAVSKFLSGHFTRYVDYDFTAKLEDELDAVSRGEEEWRPLMEKFWGPFKELVEEKKESVDRSEATGARELGTDPKTGKPVSVRLGRFGPYAAIGSTAEDAEDKPKFASLRPGQSMHTITLEDALELFLMPRALGEDKGEEVSVGIGRFGPFAKRGSVYASLKKEDDPYTIDLARAVFLIEEKEEIARNRIIKEFAGSDIQVLNGRFGPYISDGKLNGKIPKDREPATLTLEEVQKLLEETGKPARRGFGAKKAAAKKEAAPKKSAAKKAAADAPAKPAAKKAVKKAAKKTVKKAVKKVVEKAAARRA, encoded by the coding sequence ATGTCCAAGCACCTGCTCATCGTCGAATCGCCCGCCAAGGCCAAGACGATCAACAAATACCTCGGCAAGGACTTCCACGTCCTGGCCTCGTATGGGCACGTGCGCGACCTGATCCCGAAGGAGGGCGCGGTGGATCCGGACGACGGCTTCGCGATGCGCTACGCGCTGATCGAGAAGAACGAGAAGCACGTCGAGGCCATCGCCAAGGCCGCCAAGATCGCCGAGGACATCTATCTGGCGACCGACCCGGACCGCGAGGGCGAAGCGATCAGCTGGCACATCGCCGAGATCCTGAAGGAGCGCGGGCTGCTCAAGGACAAGCCGCTGCACCGGGTGGTGTTCACCGAAATCACCCCGCGCGCGATCAAGGAGGCGATGGCCAACCCGCGCCAGATCGCCGTGGACCTGGTCGATGCGCAGCAGGCGCGGCGCGCGCTGGACTACCTGGTCGGCTTCAACCTGTCGCCGGTGCTGTGGCGCAAGGTGCAGCGCGGCCTGTCCGCCGGCCGCGTGCAGTCACCGGCGCTGCGCATGATCGTCGAGCGCGAGGAGGAGATCGAAGCCTTCGTCGCCCGCGAATACTGGAGCATCGGCGCCGACTGCCTGCATCCCTCGCAGCCGTTCGCGGCCAAGCTGGTCAAGCTCGACGGGCAGAAGTTCGAACAGTTCACCATCACCGATGGCGACACCGCCGAAGCGGCGCGGATGCGCCTGCAGAAGGCCGCGCAGGGCGCGCTGCACGTTACCGACGTGGCCAGCAAGGAGCGCAAGCGCCGCCCGGCGCCGCCGTTCACCACCTCCACGCTGCAGCAGGAGGCCTCGCGCAAGCTCGGCTTCACCACCAGCCGCACCATGCGCGTGGCGCAGAAGCTGTACGAGGGCGTGACCCTGGGCGAGGAAGGCACGGTCGGCCTGATCAGCTACATGCGTACCGACTCGGTGAACCTGTCGCAGGACGCGCTGGCCGAGATCCGCGACCTGATCGCGCGCGACTTCGGCACCGGCGCGCTGCCGGACAAGTCGAACATGTACCAGACCAAGTCCAAGAACGCGCAGGAAGCGCACGAAGCGATCCGCCCGACCAGCGCGCTGCGTACCCCGGCGCAGATGGCCAAGTACCTGGACGAGGACGGCCGCCGCCTGTACGAGCTGATCTGGAAGCGCGCCGTGGCCTGCCAGATGGTGCCGGCGACGATGAACACCGTCACCGTGGAACTGGCCGCCGGCAACGAGCACAGCTTCCGCGCCAGCGGCACCACGGTGATCGACCCGGGTTTTTTGGCCGTGTACGAGGAAGGCAAGGACCAGAAGGCCGCCGAGGACGAGGACGAGGGCCGCAAGCTGCCGCCGATGAAGCCCGGCGACCGCATCCCGCTCGACCGCATCCATACCGACCAGCATTTCACCGAGCCGCCGCCGCGCTTTTCGGAAGCCTTGCTGGTCAAGACGCTCGAGGAATACGGCATCGGCCGTCCGTCGACCTACGCCTCGATCATCCAGACCCTGCTGTTCCGCAAGTACGTGGAACTGGACGCGCGCCGCTTCCGTCCGTCGGACGTGGGCCGCGCGGTCAGCAAATTCCTGTCCGGCCACTTCACCCGCTACGTCGACTACGACTTCACCGCCAAGCTCGAGGACGAGCTGGACGCGGTGTCGCGCGGCGAAGAGGAATGGCGGCCGCTGATGGAGAAGTTCTGGGGTCCGTTCAAGGAACTGGTCGAGGAGAAGAAGGAATCGGTGGACCGCTCCGAAGCCACCGGCGCGCGCGAACTCGGCACCGACCCCAAGACCGGCAAGCCGGTCAGCGTGCGGCTGGGCCGGTTCGGACCGTACGCGGCGATCGGCAGCACCGCCGAGGACGCCGAGGACAAGCCCAAGTTCGCCTCGCTGCGGCCGGGCCAGAGCATGCACACCATCACCCTGGAAGACGCGCTGGAGCTGTTCCTGATGCCGCGCGCCTTGGGCGAGGACAAGGGCGAGGAGGTCAGCGTCGGCATCGGCCGCTTCGGCCCGTTCGCCAAGCGCGGCAGCGTCTATGCCTCGCTGAAGAAGGAAGACGACCCGTACACCATCGACCTGGCGCGCGCGGTGTTCCTGATCGAAGAGAAGGAAGAGATCGCGCGCAACCGCATCATCAAGGAATTCGCCGGCAGCGACATCCAGGTGCTCAACGGCCGCTTCGGCCCGTACATCAGCGACGGCAAGCTCAACGGCAAGATCCCCAAGGACCGCGAGCCGGCCACGCTGACCCTGGAAGAAGTGCAGAAGCTGCTGGAAGAGACCGGCAAGCCGGCACGGCGCGGCTTCGGCGCGAAGAAGGCCGCGGCCAAGAAGGAAGCGGCGCCGAAGAAGAGCGCAGCCAAGAAGGCCGCGGCCGACGCCCCGGCCAAGCCCGCGGCGAAGAAGGCGGTCAAGAAGGCGGCGAAGAAGACCGTGAAGAAAGCGGTCAAGAAAGTAGTCGAGAAGGCCGCCGCCAGGCGCGCTTGA
- a CDS encoding RDD family protein, producing MSEWYYADAAQQRHGPMPAEQLQQRFQRGEVGLTTLVWRDGLSEWHPLADFVDELGLAQVPAAITPDAAVEAPSAPSVRAAQALPAAWTVPDADAAAHSPYAAPTATLGEEPRLVADGEVVQAGFWKRAAAYLIDGMLVGVISQTIQIVVFAGFLGFSSLGSGSPDFSTPGGIVLLVLVYLVPLTMSALYFGLFHASTRQATLGKMAVGIKVVRPDGSRISVGRGIGRYFGFLLSSLTIFIGFLMAAFTERKQALHDMLCDTLVVDKWAYTDHPEWQQRKLGTVTVVILSLFGVLMIGVLLVLLLLIGVAASGNWH from the coding sequence ATGAGTGAGTGGTACTACGCCGACGCCGCGCAGCAGCGCCATGGACCGATGCCGGCCGAGCAACTGCAGCAGCGCTTCCAGCGCGGCGAGGTGGGCCTGACCACGCTGGTCTGGCGCGACGGCCTCAGCGAATGGCATCCGCTGGCCGATTTCGTCGACGAACTGGGTCTGGCCCAGGTGCCGGCGGCGATCACGCCGGACGCCGCCGTCGAGGCGCCGTCCGCGCCGTCCGTGCGCGCCGCGCAGGCATTGCCGGCGGCCTGGACCGTGCCGGACGCCGATGCCGCGGCGCATTCGCCTTATGCCGCGCCCACCGCCACGCTCGGCGAGGAACCGCGCCTCGTGGCTGACGGCGAGGTGGTGCAGGCCGGCTTCTGGAAGCGCGCCGCCGCCTACCTGATCGACGGCATGCTGGTCGGCGTCATCTCACAGACGATCCAGATCGTGGTCTTTGCGGGCTTCTTGGGCTTCAGCAGCCTGGGCAGCGGTAGCCCCGATTTCAGCACCCCTGGCGGCATCGTTCTGCTGGTGCTGGTGTACCTGGTGCCGCTGACGATGTCGGCGCTGTACTTCGGCCTGTTCCACGCCTCGACCAGGCAGGCCACGCTGGGCAAGATGGCGGTCGGCATCAAGGTGGTGCGTCCCGATGGCAGCCGGATCAGCGTCGGCCGCGGCATCGGCCGCTACTTCGGCTTCCTGCTGAGCAGCCTGACCATCTTCATCGGCTTCCTGATGGCCGCCTTCACCGAGCGCAAGCAGGCCCTGCACGACATGCTCTGCGACACCCTGGTGGTGGACAAGTGGGCCTATACCGACCACCCGGAGTGGCAGCAGCGCAAGCTGGGCACGGTCACCGTGGTGATCCTGTCGCTGTTCGGCGTGCTGATGATCGGGGTGCTGCTGGTGCTGCTGCTGCTGATCGGCGTGGCGGCTAGTGGAAATTGGCACTGA
- a CDS encoding Sua5/YciO/YrdC/YwlC family protein, which produces MTDLSLSQAVAVLQQGGVIAYPTEAVWGLGCDPHDQAAVTRLLRIKQRPLEKGLIVVAAELEPLRPLLDVAALPPARLAAVLASWPGAHTWVLPAAAQAPPWITGAHRGIAVRISAHPQVAALCRAWGGALVSTSANRGGEPPARQRADLDPQLLAALDGVVAGQTGGLAQPTPIRDAVSGEILRA; this is translated from the coding sequence ATGACCGATCTGTCGCTCAGCCAAGCCGTCGCCGTCCTGCAGCAAGGCGGGGTCATCGCCTATCCCACCGAAGCGGTCTGGGGCCTAGGCTGCGATCCGCACGACCAGGCGGCGGTGACCCGGCTGCTGCGGATCAAGCAGCGGCCGCTGGAGAAAGGCCTGATCGTGGTCGCCGCCGAACTGGAACCGTTGCGCCCGCTGCTGGACGTGGCGGCGCTGCCGCCGGCGCGCCTGGCCGCGGTACTGGCCAGCTGGCCCGGGGCGCATACCTGGGTGCTGCCGGCCGCGGCGCAGGCGCCGCCCTGGATCACCGGCGCGCACCGCGGCATCGCGGTGCGGATCAGCGCGCATCCGCAGGTGGCGGCCCTGTGCCGCGCCTGGGGCGGGGCATTGGTCTCGACCAGCGCCAATCGTGGCGGCGAGCCGCCGGCGCGGCAGCGCGCCGACCTGGACCCGCAGCTACTGGCTGCACTCGATGGCGTGGTCGCTGGCCAGACCGGCGGCCTGGCCCAGCCCACCCCGATCCGCGACGCCGTCAGCGGCGAGATCCTGCGCGCCTGA
- a CDS encoding MATE family efflux transporter, translating to MSSSSTPATVRGCELRSTAQLALPLVLGHISAGLISFVDNVIAGHHGTRTLASVTVGTALLWLPMMIPIGTLIALTASVSQLDGGKRHAQIGPMFRQALWLSLGLGALMFAFLSVMPMVLPQLGIAAEIVPGARDFLHAIRWGVPAMVLYFCMRYLSEGMHWTLPTMLLGFGGLLVLAPLGYVLTFGLLGLRARGAGGLGMASAIMMWLQALCFAIYLARSRRFAPLRLFATFEAPDLRAIGGLLKTGLPIGITILMEGGLFIVTALLIARLGEVPAAAHQIAINVAQLCFMVPMGVAEATTVRVGRAAGAGDAVGVRGAAWAGYTIVLGTQALSALVLLFGHDAIVGVYTRDIAVAGLASTLLLYAAAFQFPDGVQVLSAGALRGLKDTRVPMLLALCAYWGLGMPLGAGLGLWLGWGPQGMWIGLILGLTAAAVMMAARFRLSSGRLLAAAAA from the coding sequence ATGTCTTCGTCCTCCACCCCGGCCACGGTCCGGGGCTGCGAACTGCGCAGCACCGCGCAGCTCGCCCTGCCGCTGGTCCTGGGGCACATCTCTGCCGGCCTGATCAGCTTCGTCGACAACGTGATCGCCGGGCACCACGGCACCCGCACGCTGGCCTCGGTGACGGTCGGCACCGCGCTGCTGTGGCTGCCGATGATGATTCCGATCGGCACCCTGATCGCGTTGACCGCGTCGGTGTCGCAGCTCGACGGCGGCAAGCGCCATGCGCAGATCGGGCCGATGTTCCGCCAGGCGCTGTGGCTGTCGCTGGGCCTGGGCGCGCTGATGTTCGCGTTCCTGAGCGTGATGCCGATGGTGCTGCCGCAACTGGGCATCGCCGCAGAGATCGTGCCCGGCGCGCGCGATTTCCTGCATGCGATCCGCTGGGGCGTGCCGGCGATGGTGCTGTACTTCTGCATGCGCTATCTCAGCGAGGGCATGCACTGGACGCTGCCGACCATGCTGCTCGGCTTCGGCGGGCTGCTGGTGCTGGCGCCGCTGGGCTACGTGCTGACCTTCGGCCTGCTCGGGCTGCGCGCGCGCGGCGCCGGCGGGCTGGGCATGGCCTCGGCGATCATGATGTGGCTGCAGGCGCTGTGTTTCGCCATCTACCTGGCGCGCTCCAGGCGCTTCGCGCCGCTGCGCCTGTTCGCGACCTTCGAGGCGCCGGACCTGCGCGCGATCGGCGGGCTGCTGAAGACCGGGCTGCCGATCGGCATCACCATCCTGATGGAGGGCGGGCTGTTCATCGTCACCGCGCTGCTGATCGCGCGGCTGGGCGAAGTGCCGGCGGCCGCGCACCAGATCGCGATCAACGTGGCGCAGCTGTGCTTCATGGTGCCGATGGGCGTGGCCGAGGCGACCACGGTGCGGGTCGGGCGCGCCGCCGGCGCCGGCGATGCGGTCGGCGTGCGCGGCGCGGCCTGGGCCGGCTATACGATCGTGCTCGGCACCCAGGCGCTGTCGGCGCTGGTGCTGCTGTTCGGCCACGACGCCATCGTCGGCGTCTATACCCGCGACATCGCGGTGGCCGGGCTGGCCTCCACGCTGCTGCTGTACGCGGCCGCGTTCCAGTTCCCGGACGGGGTGCAGGTGCTGTCGGCCGGCGCGCTGCGCGGGCTCAAGGACACCCGCGTGCCGATGCTGCTCGCCCTGTGCGCCTACTGGGGCCTGGGCATGCCGCTGGGCGCCGGGCTCGGCCTGTGGCTGGGCTGGGGGCCGCAGGGCATGTGGATCGGGCTGATCCTGGGCCTGACCGCGGCGGCGGTGATGATGGCCGCGCGCTTCCGGCTCAGCAGCGGGCGCCTGCTCGCCGCCGCGGCTGCCTGA
- the sppA gene encoding signal peptide peptidase SppA: MNQPVRRSPIASFFVGLWDVMNFTRRLILNLVFFGFLLLLLLALVFAMARGDGAKTLRDRTTLLIAPEGTLVEQFSADPVSRALTKAMGDKGAEEIQLRDLLRALEAAKTDAKIERVALRLDKLQPSGFASMREVVAALQDLRASGKQVVAYSDSLSQAQYLLAAQANEVYLDPMGSVVLEGLGRYRQYFREGLQDKLGVDVHLFKVGEFKSAAEPYVLDAASPASKEADLFWMNDVWQRYVADIARARKLAPEQIAAGIDTMPEGIAAAGGDMAKFALQQKLVDGLKTREEVEQLLTKRGVADDDADSGFRSVDLDAYLQQLDLRRSPVDSRPQVAVVVAAGEISGGEQPAGRIGGESTAALLREARDDEAVKAVVLRVDSPGGEVFASEQIRREVVALKAAGKPVVVSMGDLAASGGYWISMNADRIYADPSTITGSIGIFGMIPNLTRSLDKIGVHTDGVGTTRFAGAFDVTRPMDPVVGQVIQSVINKGYADFTGKVAQARNKPVEAIDRVARGRVWSGAQAKERGLVDAFGGFKDAVADAAARAKLGDRDKYRVRYIEKPATPFAQFVNGFAGSRMGAWMLGDSALAHAVLARSMPELDTQLRFVQDATDKRPGAPVKALAYCFCGF; this comes from the coding sequence ATGAACCAACCCGTGCGTCGCAGCCCCATCGCCAGCTTCTTCGTTGGCCTATGGGATGTGATGAACTTTACCCGCCGGCTGATCCTGAACCTGGTGTTCTTCGGCTTCCTGCTGCTGCTCCTGTTGGCGCTCGTGTTCGCGATGGCGCGCGGCGACGGCGCCAAGACGCTGCGCGACCGCACCACCCTGCTGATCGCGCCGGAAGGCACCCTGGTCGAGCAGTTCAGCGCCGATCCGGTCAGCCGCGCGCTGACCAAGGCGATGGGCGACAAGGGCGCCGAGGAGATCCAGTTGCGCGATCTGCTGCGCGCGCTGGAAGCGGCCAAGACCGATGCGAAGATCGAGCGCGTGGCGCTGCGCCTGGACAAGCTGCAGCCCAGCGGCTTCGCCTCGATGCGCGAAGTGGTCGCGGCGCTGCAGGACCTGCGCGCCTCCGGCAAGCAGGTCGTGGCCTACAGCGACAGCCTGAGCCAGGCGCAGTACCTGCTGGCCGCGCAGGCCAACGAGGTCTACCTGGATCCGATGGGTTCGGTAGTGCTGGAAGGCCTGGGCCGCTACCGCCAGTACTTCCGCGAGGGTCTGCAGGACAAGCTCGGCGTGGACGTGCACCTGTTCAAGGTCGGCGAGTTCAAGTCCGCGGCCGAGCCGTACGTGCTCGATGCGGCCTCGCCGGCGTCCAAGGAAGCCGACCTGTTCTGGATGAACGACGTGTGGCAGCGCTACGTGGCCGACATCGCCAGGGCGCGCAAGCTGGCGCCGGAGCAGATCGCCGCCGGCATCGACACGATGCCCGAAGGCATCGCCGCGGCCGGCGGCGACATGGCCAAGTTCGCGCTGCAGCAGAAGCTGGTGGACGGCCTGAAGACCCGTGAGGAGGTCGAGCAATTGCTGACCAAGCGCGGCGTCGCCGACGACGATGCCGACAGCGGCTTCCGCAGCGTCGATCTGGATGCCTATCTGCAGCAGCTGGATCTGCGCCGTTCGCCGGTGGATTCGCGGCCGCAGGTGGCGGTGGTGGTCGCCGCGGGCGAGATCAGCGGCGGCGAGCAGCCGGCCGGGCGCATCGGCGGCGAATCGACCGCGGCGCTGCTGCGCGAGGCGCGCGACGACGAGGCGGTCAAGGCGGTGGTGCTGCGCGTGGATTCGCCGGGCGGCGAAGTATTCGCCTCCGAGCAGATCCGCCGCGAGGTGGTGGCGCTGAAGGCGGCCGGCAAGCCGGTGGTGGTGTCGATGGGCGATCTGGCCGCGTCCGGCGGTTACTGGATCAGCATGAACGCCGATCGCATCTACGCCGATCCGTCGACGATCACCGGCTCGATCGGCATCTTCGGCATGATCCCCAACCTGACCCGTAGCCTGGACAAGATCGGCGTGCATACCGACGGCGTCGGCACCACCCGTTTCGCCGGGGCGTTCGACGTCACCCGGCCGATGGATCCGGTGGTGGGGCAGGTGATCCAGTCGGTGATCAACAAGGGCTATGCCGACTTCACCGGCAAGGTCGCGCAGGCGCGCAACAAGCCGGTCGAGGCGATCGACCGGGTCGCGCGCGGCCGCGTGTGGAGCGGTGCGCAGGCCAAGGAACGCGGTCTGGTGGACGCGTTCGGCGGCTTCAAGGACGCGGTGGCCGATGCCGCCGCGCGGGCCAAGCTGGGCGATCGCGACAAATACCGCGTGCGCTACATCGAGAAGCCGGCCACGCCGTTCGCGCAGTTCGTCAACGGTTTCGCCGGCAGCCGCATGGGCGCGTGGATGCTGGGCGATTCGGCGCTGGCGCATGCCGTGCTGGCGCGCAGCATGCCGGAGCTGGACACCCAGTTGCGCTTCGTGCAGGACGCCACCGACAAGCGCCCCGGCGCCCCGGTCAAGGCGCTGGCCTACTGCTTCTGCGGCTTCTGA
- a CDS encoding DUF4124 domain-containing protein, giving the protein MPALVRPALLLCALLPLAGAACAQSTQTTQTTHSDGAQGSVRIYRCVGSAGAVSLQNAPCENARQQQVLDMQRPRDPPARPTTTLSTDPARAAAAPAPLPQREIRIVSVQPPQPMYECVTSEGQRYTSDDNEGNPRWVPLWTIGYAGGDGDGHRRGHGGDAGSRPRPPPVYPGAGVVLPAGSTLLRDTCNALPAQEVCARLGDRRWELIRRYNSALQSERRALETEQRGIDARIDRDCGGS; this is encoded by the coding sequence ATGCCCGCTCTCGTCCGCCCTGCCCTGCTCCTGTGTGCGCTGCTGCCGTTGGCCGGCGCCGCGTGCGCGCAGAGCACGCAGACCACGCAGACCACGCACAGCGATGGCGCGCAGGGTTCGGTGCGCATCTACCGCTGCGTCGGCAGCGCCGGCGCGGTCAGCCTGCAGAACGCGCCCTGCGAGAACGCACGCCAGCAACAGGTGCTGGACATGCAGCGCCCGCGCGATCCGCCGGCGCGCCCGACCACCACGCTCAGCACCGATCCGGCACGCGCCGCCGCAGCGCCGGCGCCGCTGCCGCAGCGCGAGATCCGCATCGTCAGCGTGCAGCCGCCGCAGCCGATGTACGAATGCGTCACCAGCGAGGGCCAGCGCTATACCAGCGACGACAACGAAGGCAATCCGCGCTGGGTGCCGCTGTGGACCATCGGCTATGCCGGCGGCGACGGCGACGGCCATCGCCGCGGCCATGGCGGTGATGCAGGCAGCCGCCCGCGCCCGCCGCCGGTGTATCCCGGCGCCGGCGTGGTGCTGCCGGCCGGCAGCACGCTGCTCCGCGACACCTGCAACGCCCTGCCGGCGCAGGAAGTGTGCGCGCGCCTGGGCGACCGCCGCTGGGAACTGATCCGCCGCTACAACAGCGCGCTGCAGAGCGAGCGCCGCGCGCTGGAAACCGAGCAGCGCGGCATCGACGCGCGCATCGACCGCGACTGCGGCGGTAGCTGA
- a CDS encoding SDR family oxidoreductase — MQQRWRLDGQSALITGASAGIGLAIARELLGFGAELLLVARDLDALEAARDELADAYPERRILALAADVADDEDRREILDWVEDHADGLHLLINNAGGNLSKAAVDYTEDEWRGIFETNLFSAFELSRYAHPLLAQHAASAIVNVGSVSGLTHVRSGAPYGMTKAALHQLTRNLAAEWAEDGIRVNAVAPWYIRTRRTSGPLSDPDYYEQVIERTPMRRIGEPEEVAAAVGFLCLPAASYITGECIAVDGGFLRYGF, encoded by the coding sequence ATGCAGCAACGTTGGCGGCTGGACGGACAGAGCGCATTGATCACCGGCGCCAGCGCCGGCATCGGCCTGGCGATCGCGCGCGAACTGCTCGGTTTCGGCGCCGAGCTGCTGCTGGTGGCGCGCGACCTCGATGCGCTGGAGGCGGCGCGCGACGAGCTGGCCGATGCCTATCCCGAGCGCCGCATCCTGGCGCTGGCCGCCGACGTGGCCGACGACGAGGACCGGCGCGAGATCCTGGACTGGGTCGAGGACCACGCCGACGGCCTGCACCTGCTGATCAACAACGCCGGCGGCAACCTCAGCAAGGCCGCGGTGGACTACACCGAGGACGAGTGGCGCGGCATCTTCGAGACCAACCTGTTCTCCGCGTTCGAACTGTCGCGCTACGCGCATCCGCTGCTGGCGCAGCATGCGGCGTCGGCGATCGTCAACGTCGGCAGCGTGTCCGGGCTGACCCACGTGCGCAGCGGCGCGCCGTACGGCATGACCAAGGCCGCGCTGCACCAGCTGACCCGCAACCTGGCCGCCGAATGGGCCGAGGACGGGATCCGGGTCAATGCGGTGGCGCCGTGGTACATCCGTACCCGCCGCACTTCGGGGCCGCTGTCGGATCCGGACTACTACGAGCAGGTGATCGAGCGCACGCCGATGCGGCGGATCGGCGAGCCGGAGGAAGTGGCGGCCGCGGTCGGCTTCCTGTGCCTGCCGGCGGCCAGCTACATCACCGGCGAATGCATCGCGGTGGACGGCGGATTTCTGCGCTACGGGTTTTAG